ttatgaattgttgacatattcaaggctcctattacttcacatctaatattacactttcaaatactttttggggaaaaatattgcatattgtgtgtttgccatatgaaAAAGTAagttcaccatgaattgattaacgtggaccccgactttaacaagttgaaaaacttaccatttagtggtcaattgtacagaatatgtactaaactttgcaatgtactaataaaagtttcaatcaattaatcaaaaagttttctttgacataaaggcataaaacaaactaaaaaaaaaacaacataaaaaaataataaaaacgtaaaatcgacgtatggatctgaagttgatctcaagatataagtgttgaaagttaaaaaaaaaacattttctttttggaCTTATTCTTAGCACTTTTACGAGCGAGTCCTTTGGAGCTCTGAGACTTTTAGAGCGAAGACAACAATTAATCAAAATTATGTTTTTATGAATCATTGAATTATTCAAGTACTTCACATTACATATTCCACTTTTATACTTTTGGGTGGAAAATATTtcattttgggtttttttgccataaaaagcagtgttttttttttttatgcatgaaacaaacaaaaataaaactttatATCAATTGATGGATCGGCAATTGATCTccagatttaagcattgaaagtaaaaacaaaataaaaataatacattacttaTTTCTGACATTTATGAATGGAGCTTATTTgaatccctgagaattttagtagGATTGTTTTTTCTGAAAACTGTCAtctctcaaaaaataataaagaattcaaaTCAGTGTTATGAATTATAGACATATATTTAAGGCTttgattactttacatcaaatatttcactttataatagTTTTGGtgaaaataatagattttatttctaAAAAGCAATTtaaattgagcaaacaacctcaaagtgctactacagtgtatgaaaaaaaagataaaacaaataacaataaaaactagaacagcctaatagccagaactagtatgcatatatctaaaaaatgtttatttttattttaaaaaagaagggtttttaagcctatTTTAAAACCATCCACAGTctatggtgccctcaggtggtcagggagtgcattccacagactgggagcggcggagcagaaagcctggtctttgtcctcggaggttgaaAGAGGTTAGCATGTCTGGAGTGGAGGTgtggtgtggaggatttgggggtgagtagttctttgaggtagaggggggaatTACCATGGaggaatattgcatattttgtgttattgccataaaaaaggagtttttttttttttttttacaaaaagagtataaaacattaaaaaaacagctttgtatCGACAGATCTGATGTAAATCTacagatttaagcattgaaattAAATTTCACATCAATATGACTTGTTTTTGACACTTATGTGCATAccccttttttttcttaaaaactgttattattaaaaaataataataataatgaatcaaaatcaatgttgttacaaattattgacatattgatggctccaattacttcacctcaaatattccactttgaaaatctttttggggAAATGATTGCATGTTCTGAGATTTGCCATAAAAAGCAGTGTttgctagttgttttttttacaaaaagagcaTCAAAAATGTACAACAAATAGATGTGACTTTGATGTAAAGATGGAGGTGTTGAAAGCTACATTTTTATGACAGCGACCCGACCAAACTTGAggagaacccatccatccatctattttttaccgcttgtcccttttggggtcacgggatgagctggagcctatctcagctgcatttgggcagaaggcggggtacaccgtggacaagacgccaccatgaaggttttaaaaaaaatcaattgtaTTGGTTTTAGGAAAAAAACAACTATCAAAATGTCCCCCTGCCAGtgagtggaaaaagttaggacccCCCGTGCTTCATCTCTCTTACCTCTTTCTTCTCCCGTCTGCTGCGGAGCTCTTTAGCCTTGTCCTTCACAAAGTCCATGTTCAGGAGCCTCTCCTCGGTCTTGGCGCTCTCCACCGCTTGCCTCTTCAAAATGTGTTCGGCGTCCCTTTCGGATGGAAGGAAAGATGTTAGTGCGCGGTCGTCGCCGGCAACGACCCCGGCGTCGGGACGTCCTCACTCTTCCAGGTTGCCGCGCAGCAGCAGAGCGGCGCTGAGCCTCTTCTGCACGGCCAGACTCTCGCGCTCCGCCCTCCTCTCGGACTTCTCGGCGTCCAACAGCTCGTGGGTGAGGCGGTTCAGGGCGGGCATGAGGCTGTAAAGAGAGGTGTCTCGGACTCCCAGCACCATGGCGATGTCCACCAGGGCGGACGTGTACATGGTGGAGGACTTGGACAGGCTCTCGGCGGTCAGCCCCACGCTCTGGAGGACCTCCTGGAGGTGAGCGCCTGCACAAACAAACTCCAAATCAGCATGAACACAATTTGATTTTGTAGCAATGCCATGCTAGAGTTAGCTTTCCATTTGAATGGTGGACGATACTGATGGTCGATACCAGACATTATCTAATTAACGACACACGTCGTaacacaaatataaacattgTTCAAAGCTTCATTACAACAACGTTTATAATTTCTTAAACCGTTCATTTATTTGCGACAATATTACAAGTGGCCCCGATTATGGGGATTTCACAAATCTGGAGGACATTAAAAAGCGATATCAATATATTCCCCGATAGACacgtaatcgatatcaataaaagatgtgttttttagcctaattttttcttctttgtcggaAGAAAGCGGAAGTATGGTCAGTGGCAGTGAAACGCTAACAGCCAATCTGGTGACAGTCTCAACTATTGCGTgtttggttgattctttgcatggagtgagaagaggaagTCAAAaagaagaaattgtggataaaagtgGAAGAGTCACCTGGAAAGTGGCTCTTTTTGTATtcaaagggaccgtagtcagaccaatgtggtctgtataTGATGAAAGGCAAGACCGCtaacaccacaccaccttagctcaccctttagagcacagctgcaaCTTGTTGGCACTAGTGTTGccccgataccaacattttggtacaggtaccaaaatgtatttcagtacttttctaaataacctcaaaaaatgtaataattaccgtggtagagcgcaatatgtatgtgtgggaaaaatcacaagactacttcatctctacagaactgtttcatgaagggttccctcaatcttctgacgattgagggaacccctcataaaacagttctgtagagatgaagtagtcttgtgattttccccacacatatacatatatatatatatatatatatatatatatatatatacatatatatatatatatatatatatatacatatatatacacatatatatatatatatatatacacatatatatacatatatacaaacacatatatatacatacatatatatatacatatacaaacacacatatacatatatatatatatctactggTTTctacagttttttccatttgtttcTCACCGTCAGCCTGGTACTCTGACGCCTTGTGCTGGAGGTCTTGTGTGAGCAGGGCAGTCTCCGTGCAGCGGGCCTCGCTGCAGCAGGCCAGCTGGTGGAGAAGATCCACGGTCCTGATGTTGACTTCGTACCGGGGCACGGCCTGCTCCCCGAACACAGCACTCAGCCAGACGTTCACCTACCAAAACCACCACGTTGCCATGACAACAAGGTCAATAACGTGAACGATAAGGTCTACCTACGCACAGTTGGTTACCTTATCGACCTTTTCATCCATGGACGAAGGAGAAGAGCGCGACGGGGTTGTTAAAGGGGTGGAATCGGACAAAAACACAAACTTATTTCCGTTTTCGCGCCGCCgacattttctttttcttctacttTTAATGGCGGCGCCGCTCGACGTCACCGCTGCATTGCCGCCACCTAACGTATTGGAGTATTACGTCCGCGGACAAATGGTATACTTTCCACCCGACGCGTGAACACTTTTCCAAGAAACTAAAAATGGCTCGGATAAGAATTAACAACGCATTTAATGAACAATAAAGAGGTAAATAAATACGACTCACCGTCTTCATGCCATCGCGTTTCCTCCAAAGAGTAAACAGTCAGTTCAAGATGGCGCACCCTCACCTGAAACAATACGGTTATGGTTGGAGTTTATTTCGCGGATAAACTCCCTTCACGAAGGGGGTTTGAGAATGAAAATAAGTAACTAAATGAATCTATGTTCACCAAAAAAGACAAATTAAATTAAAGCTgtaagcagcgatggacgggaccgacttgtgctggtgtttcctgcccttacccattcaacatatctttacctgcacattacctaccttccctgcatcctggggtcacactggtgcttctttcggtcacccatacacgctggtgcttcctgccatcacccagaaaaCATATCTTCACCTGTACTttgccttctctgtatcctggagtcaaactggtgtcttcctctttcacccattcaacatatctttacccgcacattacctgccttccctgtatcctggggtcacactggtgcttctttctgtcacccatacacgctggtgcttcctgccatcacccagacaacatatctttacctgcacattacctaccttctctgtatcctggagtcaaactggtacttccttctttcacccagtcaatcactttacctgcacattacctaccttctctgtatcctggagtcaaactggtgcctcctttcaaccagtcaacatatctttacctgcacattacctaccttctctgcattgtgtggtcacgctggtgcttcctgcttttaaatgggcatcttgagacggcagcggcgcagcagttctttgaagttgcgtgaaatcaaaaccggagcagttattaaaactcttctgatgacttttaatcagaagggttcaatctctctcctgtgcgagtttgaagccgacacgacaaacgcgctcagaggaaataatgtttgaaaaaaggtgacaggtttttacaaaacttttgttttgaaggggaaatgttgatttttgctgaaggatgtcaattattaaaatgcaggtctaagtgagacctacgttgagttttttgtttgatgtctctccaacattcctaccgaaagttacaagcagttttgtctgtgttttcttcctaggagcagttttgtcagtgttttattcctagggggcgctagagcacaattttgagttttttttattttttttttatttttttttattagatcccaattttcgtcagtcctgatgtgtgtgtccagtttggtgagttttaaagcattttaagggggtcaaattacagctcaaagaggcaaaaattgcattttttaggaaacttttgttttgaaggggtttttgccaatttcctgttggtttttgctgaaatgtatgaaatataggcttaagtcagacctacatagaggttttttttttcatgtctctacgacattcctaacggaagttacaagcagttttgtctgtgttttttcctagggggcgctagagcgcaattttgagttttggggtttcgtttttttattggatggcaattttcgccagtcctgatgtgtgtgtccagtttggtgagttttgaagcattttaaggctgtcaaatttcagctcaaagaggcaaaaatggcatttttaggaaacttttgttttgaaggggttttcgcCAACTTTCTTAGATTTTTGCtgaagtgtatgaaatataggcctacgtcagacctacatagaggtttttgtttcatgtctctacgacattcctaacggaagtttcaagcagttttgtttgtgttttttcctagggggcgctagagcgcaattttgagttttggggtttggtttattagatgtcaattttcgccagtcctgatgtgtgtgtccagtttggtgagttttgaagcattttaagggggtcaaattatagctcaaggaggcaaaaatggcattttttatgaaacttttgttttgaaggggttttcgccaactttctgtagatttttgctgaagtgtatgaaatataggcctaagtcagacctacatagagtttgttttttttcatgtctctatgacattcctaacggaaattacaagcagttttttctgtgttttttcctagggggcgttagagcgcaattttgagttttggggtttggtttattaggtggcaattttcgccagtcctgatgtgtgtgtccagtttggtgagttttgaagcatgttaagggggtcaaattacagctcaaagaggcacaaATGGCATTTtattaggaaacttttgttttgaaggggtttttgtcaacttcctgttgatttttgctgaagtgtatgaaatctaggcctaagtcagacctacatagaggtttttgtttcatgtcgctacgacattcataatagaagttacaagcatttttgtctgggttttttcctagggggcgctagagcgcaatttagagttttgtgGTTTGGTTTATTAggtggcaattttcgccagtcctgatgtgtgtgtccagtttggtgagttttgaagcatgttaagggggtcaaattacagctcaaagaggctgcggaataataaaaccttagaaatacaatatggTCCTCTGTTccgaagggacattcggtccctaataaaatcAACGTTTGGTATATTTTGCCGGGCACAAAATACCGAAGCGGAAGTGTATAAGACGGAGCTATCTCACTCCCTCCCCTCGCTCCAGTGTGCTCTGATTTTAGCCGCGAATATTTAAAAATGGCGTCCATTTCCAAAGCCGCCAACAAACCAAAGAAAAGCAAGTTGGTTTCCGACGCCCTCAAACTCGCAAACAGCACATTCGAAACACGAACTTTAGACTCCACCTTGGTGGAAGAAAGCAGCCAAACGGAAGAAGACGATGACGGGCCGGCGGTGTTCGTCTGCGGGAAATGCAGGCTGCCTGTCGGGGACTCCATGTCGTGGGATGGAGCCGAGGACCAACACTGTCAAATACGCTTAAAAAGTGAGTTTTTTATCATATAAATATCTAAtggaaaataataaatataaaaataatgttataaaaataacaatatacgACGACATTAAGTAATAATGGTGCGTTTAAGTACAGCTGGAAAAAATCACTGCCCTGATATGTTTTGTTTCTAGGGACCACTGACAATGTTTTCGTCGGAAATGACTCTCGTCTGCATGAAGCCAGCAAAGGTTATCTCTGGTAAGAAACTCCACTCCATATTCCACAGTGTGTATTATCTTTGTAAACATTTACAATCGAAACTGGAGCCGCCAATATGAAGTTTCATCAGCATGCGAATGTGAATTGTTCCTGATTGCGGATGACTCAGCCCTGCTGGTATCTGGCAAGGacaagtacatccatccatccatttcctaccgattattccctttaaggcaggggtgtcaaactcaaatacagagtgggccaaaattttaaactgaacaaattaaccttttgatagggacccaaacaagttttgcattgaatattgaacaagcgagacttgtATAACtttgtagtgacatgcaaaatcgagtttcaaataatactaataatttaaaaatagcaatggcatatcaaatcaaatttaaatagaaattgaatgcctcttttcta
The window above is part of the Nerophis ophidion isolate RoL-2023_Sa linkage group LG04, RoL_Noph_v1.0, whole genome shotgun sequence genome. Proteins encoded here:
- the mis18a gene encoding protein Mis18-alpha, with translation MASISKAANKPKKSKLVSDALKLANSTFETRTLDSTLVEESSQTEEDDDGPAVFVCGKCRLPVGDSMSWDGAEDQHCQIRLKRTTDNVFVGNDSRLHEASKGYLCIVKDLVCRGCHSVLGMVYSSTPKRLDSKRFTFCFNVADIESYVLGSANQMLAAEDPKEQPVTVEYKGHVEKQMFEMKRLVVSMAQKLEELEIGGQEA
- the haus1 gene encoding HAUS augmin-like complex subunit 1, which translates into the protein MDEKVDKVNVWLSAVFGEQAVPRYEVNIRTVDLLHQLACCSEARCTETALLTQDLQHKASEYQADGAHLQEVLQSVGLTAESLSKSSTMYTSALVDIAMVLGVRDTSLYSLMPALNRLTHELLDAEKSERRAERESLAVQKRLSAALLLRGNLEEDAEHILKRQAVESAKTEERLLNMDFVKDKAKELRSRREKKEAQLASRNMHKSLTHQALVQLSEEVTALKLETVPLKKKLEPYMDLSPSPSLARVQIEEAKRELAALDSKLAMNMAFK